A region from the Triticum urartu cultivar G1812 chromosome 1, Tu2.1, whole genome shotgun sequence genome encodes:
- the LOC125521139 gene encoding protein NETWORKED 2A-like, which yields MLQRAAGNAYSWWWASHIRTSQSKWLDATLNEMEERVKLMIKLIGADADTFGKKAELYFRSRPELISNVEEMFRSYQALADRYDRISSELHKANHTIATVFPDHVQFSMQEDDAEGVPKAITSIDLINYKFPALEGLPMGSRVTSRGSSPNPAPKRTQTHRGVGSHMNKDRALEEIDKLQKQILVLQTEKEFLKTTYDSALGKYLDIERKVAELQEEVCGLQDTFSTSSGIEDNEARALMASRALMSCEHTLVNLQGQQKRSSKEARTEFQRFNEAKEKLKTFKDECGQPQTQDDGPDHHETGLTQVLPPVDGGDSVQDEAKLDLQEVCQKIKELIELRPEASVSDIAEKVDRLVEKVVNLELATTSQNAQIDRMKSEIDDFHKRLHALEEEKAALVVDSSKLAERLKQVEVVLQVVLQIGRSIQHGTENIREEMTEACSELAGFVEALNSPASQNSKFFDSSEKGSEDIVVQQQLVANLSEGEDNILSEDYASVLQIYKDTEQQLSEIEKENQKYHTEAMSELKELKSSNTMKDEEIHSLRRMLSSLQRKMNVSVSESGEMSEETSKISSTPTTEDKEIADVDEYIKQCEGEEPLEYSVGEEKFRAEIDKVLEQTMDFWLRFSTSYHQIRHFQTAFDRLKAEMIKLTDAQAQGVADGIPTNHQVAKLESAVLEKKFRDLNTDLQVWMEKNVLLKGELENRFSSLCSIQEDISKITILDKGGEDHFTLIQAAKFQGEVLNMKQENNKVAKELEAGLDHVRGLQVEVGRELLKLRENLELSIARSNRAQQNFRTLSTKAVIPLRTFLFGVKPKKPSLFSCMGPGMHKQYGSSKHGRR from the exons ATGCTGCAGCGCGCGGCGGGCAACGCCTACTCCTGGTGGTGGGCGTCCCACATCCGCACCAGCCAGTCCAAATGGCTCGACGCCACCCTCAACG AGATGGAGGAGAGGGTGAAGCTCATGATCAAGCTCATCGGGGCGGATGCCGACACGTTCGGCAAGAAGGCGGAGCTCTACTTCAGGAGCCGGCCGGAGCTCATCAGCAACGTCGAGGAGATGTTCAGATCCTACCAAGCACTGGCTGACCGGTACGACCGGATATCTAGCGAGCTGCACAAGGCCAACCACACCATTGCCACCGTTTTCCCGGACCATGTCCAGTTCTCCATGCAAGAGGATGACGCCGAAGGAGTCCCCAAGGCAATTACAAGTATTGATCTCATCAACTACAAATTCCCTGCTCTGGAAGGTTTGCCAATGGGCTCACGCGTCACAAGCCGGGGATCGAGCCCGAACCCGGCTCCAAAGAGGACCCAGACACACCGGGGAGTCGGCTCCCACATGAATAAGGACAGGGCACTGGAAGAGATCGACAAGCTGCAGAAGCAAATCCTGGTGCTGCAGACCGAGAAGGAGTTCTTGAAGACCACTTATGACAGTGCACTGGGCAAGTATCTAGACATTGAAAGGAAGGTGGCCGAGTTGCAGGAGGAAGTTTGCGGCTTGCAAGATACTTTTAGCACTAGCTCGGGCATTGAAGACAATGAAGCCCGAGCACTGATGGCTTCACGAGCCCTTATGTCTTGTGAGCATACATTGGTTAACTTGCAGGGCCAGCAAAAGAGGTCATCTAAAGAGGCGAGGACTGAATTTCAAAGATTCAACGAGGCAAAGGAGAAACTGAAAACCTTCAAGGATGAGTGTGGGCAGCCCCAGACGCAAGATGACGGGCCCGATCACCATGAAACAGGACTTACCCAAGTACTGCCACCTGTGGATGGTGGCGATTCTGTTCAGGACGAGGCTAAGCTTGACCTGCAGGAAGTATGCCAAAAAATCAAAGAACTAATTGAATTGCGCCCAGAGGCATCAGTTTCAGACATAGCGGAAAAAGTTGATCGACTTGTGGAGAAGGTAGTCAACCTGGAGCTTGCTACTACGTCTCAGAATGCTCAGATCGATAGAATGAAATCTGAGATAGATGACTTTCACAAGCGCCTGCATGCCTTGGAGGAGGAGAAGGCAGCTTTGGTTGTTGATTCCAGTAAGTTGGCCGAAAGGTTGAAGCAAGTTGAGGTGGTGCTACAAGTCGTCCTACAAATTGGTAGGTCCATACAACATGGTACCGAGAATATTCGTGAAGAAATGACTGAAGCTTGCAGTGAACTTGCTGGGTTTGTAGAAGCATTGAACTCTCCAGCGTCTCAAAACAGCAAGTTTTTTGATTCGTCTGAAAAGGGCTCGGAAGATATTGTGGTGCAGCAACAGCTTGTTGCTAATCTATCTGAAGGCGAGGATAATATTTTATCAGAAGATTATGCATCTGTGCTTCAGATCTACAAAGATACAGAGCAACAACTTTCTGAAATTGAGAAGGAAAACCAAAAGTATCATACTGAGGCGATGTCAGAGCTGAAGGAACTGAAGAGCTCTAATACAATGAAAGACGAGGAGATTCATTCTCTTCGCCGCATGCTAAGTTCTTTGCAGAGAAAGATGAATGTTTCTGTTTCGGAGAGCGGGGAGATGTCTGAAGAAACGTCCAAAATAAGCAGCACTCCTACAACTGAAGACAAAGAGATTGCTGATGTAGATGAATATATTAAGCAATGCGAAGGTGAAGAACCACTTGAGTATTCAGTTGGGGAGGAAAAATTTAGAGCAGAGATCGACAAGGTGTTGGAGCAGACCATGGACTTCTGGCTGAGGTTTAGCACATCATACCATCAAATACGACATTTCCAAACAGCATTTGACAGGCTAAAAGCCGAGATGATCAAGTTGACCGATGCACAGGCACAGGGAGTTGCAGATGGAATTCCTACTAATCATCAGGTAGCAAAACTGGAGTCAGCTGTTTTAGAAAAGAAATTTCGGGATTTGAATACAGATCTTCAAGTTTGGATGGAAAAGAATGTGCTATTAAAAGGAGAGCTGGAGAACAGGTTCTCTTCACTATGCAGCATACAAGAGGATATATCAAAGATCACAATTCTGGATAAAGGTGGTGAAGATCATTTTACCCTCATCCAAGCTGCAAAATTCCAAGGAGAGGTTCTTAATATGAAACAAGAGAATAACAAAGTTGCTAAAGAGCTAGAAGCTGGGCTGGACCACGTAAGAGGTCTCCAAGTGGAGGTTGGGAGGGAGCTCTTGAAACTCCGGGAGAATCTTGAGCTATCTATAGCAAGAAGC